CTCTGaccaaagaaaaaaacacaTGCAATTTCTCTCCAAGAATATTGATCAATTACTTAATTTACTTGGTAGACATGCAGCATGCTCGTCTCAAACAATAGTAGTACATGCATGGGGTTGATCATCCCTACTTGAGTAGAATTCAACGCCCTTATTACCCGCCCCCcccaaaaaacgaaaaaaaaaaatagttgatcACAAGTTGAACCATACCTACCTCGGTGCATAACCCACGCTCATGTATTATATGAGACCTCAATTCATTGTCTTTgctgaccatatatatatatatatatatatatctatctatctataataTTCAAGTCCCATATAAAACGCAACCGCGTCTACTCTCTCAGCTCCCTGGcgatattgatgatgatgatcccCTTGAATGCgggtcctatatatatatgacgaaCTATGAATGTGTGATCGATATTGATCCATGCATGGTCTTGTCTTGACTCTGCATATCTCACTCACGCGGTATTTTAATTACTCCAAGTTGCTCAGTACTGCTTTGCATGATATACACAGATAATTGGATGATGATGATCACTCGGTGGGGACTCCTTACACTATTAAATGACAAGTGACCCTAGAGACCAGACTCAGACTCCAATCAAtcaaataatcacttctttttgttattattattttttttatggtggCCCAATTAGCAATATTTAGCCTGAGGCCCTGAATCCATATTTCAAATCCTCACTACTGCGCACTCAACTTTCTTCCTTCCTTTCTTTCGTTCTCATCATCAAAGAGTcgcttcaaagttcaaacctttgaATTAACAAGAAACTAAGAACAACTCTGGTCCATGGATGCCGAAGCTTCATCGTAAGTTAATCCACCTTCTTATTATTGGATTTTACCAAGAAGTTCTTAATTTTCTCTTGAAATTAAAGTACTTAATAGTAGTGGTCTTACTGCTACTCCCTGAAAATCTAACCAACCACGTTGATCATCAGGTTCGAAACCAGCGAGGTTTTGGCTACTTTCTTGGCATCCACACCATTGCTATCGGAGTCATGGAGGCTATGCAGTATCGCCAACAGCACTGCGCAGGGCAGTTTTGTCTCGGATCGAGTTGGAGATGTTGGTTATATTGCTTTTTCTGGCATCCAAATGGCTGGTAGCTTAGAACCCAGTTGCAGAAACTTGGTGCCATTGGAGAGCGCCGGGAACAACCTGTTCTTCCGAACAAACCGCCTCAATGAAGGGGAGGAACCGGTCAAGGTGAATGAAGGGATGTTACATCTCTTTCTGTCTATGTACGTTTCCTCCAGTTTCAAAGAACAGGTTAGTTAATTTCTACTTCATATTAATCCAGAAACTAAGAAAGAGatgaaattaatttaagaaactTTTTCAAtgcaactaatatatatatatatatgtatgtataaatatgtataaGTTCGTTGTCTGCTGATTTTGATTGAGTGCAATATGGTTGCATGACCTTTTGGGAGCTTTTGCATTGAGTTTTAGGCTCCGGTtagatagtaaaaatattttatcttttcttatcccattttattattataaattttttaaatttttacataaaatataataaataatttaactttaatataaaaccgtctcatctcatttcactatccaaGTCGCACCTTATTCCTctatttcaataaatatatgTTGCATTGTTAGCAACATTACAAGATTTTATATGCTTATAAGAAGTGGCCGAATATCCCCAGAATCTTAGAATATTTTATGGCCTAGCTAGATTTCTTAATTCTCAATTATATATAGTTGAGGGTTTAACGTATATTGAAGATTATAACAATTAGCCAGGGTTTGGGAATGGAAGCTTTGGGATATTAATCTCTGTGTCTCTTTGTTTGAATCCCTGACTCCATGATTATATTACCAACGTTGCTCGATCTACATTAGGATTATTAGCAGAATTTTTATGCATGATTGGTATAATTGTCTCTGATCTGTCTCTCTAGCTGTTTGTATAGCCAATGACtacaatgatatatatatatataattaataatatatattataatgagcATATTCTAAGGTTGCTCCAAATAGATCTTTTAAGGTTAAAGAACAAACATCAAATCAAGCACTAAGTAATTAACATTCCGGCAAAACAACAGGATATTAAAGGACAAAAAAGATCAGTTGATCAAGGGAGCTATTCATGCACTAAAAAAGGAACACAAAAATGCATATAAAAAGTCCTTAAAAGTTTAACTTTTGTTGCCCTTGTCGCCTCAATAATGCAAGCACTTTAAAGGGATATTAAGTTggtaagcttatatatatacatataattaattaattaattagtgggGATTAAAACGAAGGGTAGCTAGCTCGATAACTCAAAACAATCCAACCCCAAATCCACCCAAAATAAAAGGGATTTCAACCCAACTCTGTTTGCTGGACTGCCTGTTTGAATAGCAGTTGGGCGGCGGCCGGGTGGTAAAGTTAAAAGCTTCAGCTTCAGTccaaattctctctttgtttatgtTAGGATTGTAGTTGGGATGTCAAGTTCAAGCTTCAATTTCCAAGAAATGAATATATGGATGATATCTGTTCTTCAGCTTCTTGCAAAAAAACGTGCAATGGAAACTCTTTGTGCTTGTATTTGACAAACATGCATGAGGCTTCCTTTCACGTAGGCCCTCCTGTGTAGTAGTGCCCCATGacataaatacttaatattgaCAGCAATAAATGTTATCAAGCATTTCGTTCATGAAGCGTGCATGGAACTTCTTGTGCTTGTCGTGACTAAccatacctatatatatagatcttcaaatttcaatgtGACTTTAGAAGTAAACATAATCCCAGCATAAGGCTTCCTTTCACAACTGCCGGCCTCTTGAGTTTTGAATATAAGCAGTGCCACATGAAGTACTATATTTGTCCAAAATATCTTTATAGGGCCGGGAGAGAGAGATATTTTCAAAGTCCATTTGATAAAGCGTGCAAGGAACTTCTTGTGCTTGTCttgactaaaaataaatatacatattcaAATCTTAACGTGACTTTAGAAATAATAATCTCTGCATATTGTCTTTCACGTCTACCCTCGAGTAGAAGTGTCACACGACGAATATTTATTcgagatatttatatatatagacaataattaataaatattataaagttcaaTTTATTCATGTTATCCTCTTTTACTTAAAACTTTCAAATTCACACGAGATCTTTTACCTCTACTTCTTCAAATAGCTATGTACTCTCTCATTCTTGGGATGagttatattttaacaaaatacAAGTAGTTAAATGATTATTAATCTAACTGAACATCTATATTGATATTCAAATGTAATGAGTTTTCTATTTTTGAAGGACTTCATAACCCATTAATCCAATATTAAATGGGTtgatttaaaaaacaataacaGAGAACATCCATGGAGACAGCACTAACAAATAAAGACGAAAACTATGTTATCTTGAAACTCATCGTCTTGCCCGTCGGCTAGAGGTTTAGGTGccatcatataaatatatatatatattatttgtatttatttaggcCGACTTTTTTAAGCACTGTTTGGTTGCCGTCACTTTCTAATTAGCCTTTTCTGGTCTACTCATGATAGAGAgtccataattttctttttatgcctCAATTATTAATTTGAATATCAGATTTCTCTCTCAATCAGCTCTCTGGGtcaagggaaagaaaaaagaaaacacccaCTTGAATTTACTTGATCCCCAACAGgccatgtttttttttatctactAATAAGACTTGTTTGGTGACTGCTGAGACTCGTAAATTAGTGGAACCAGCTACAGTAATCGGCAGTCATTTTAACTATGTGTAGTTGTTTTTAAGTATTTCTTTCGCACTCTATTCGTATGATTAgctgcatcattttttttaatataaaataatttttttaattaatcatataaataaaatatataaaaaatacataaaaatgattgtatatagcAGATCAGATAACCATGAACTGAAGCAATAAAAAACTCGAAAGCTATTTCCAAAACCCCTCCAAGATTTGCTGTTACCAAATATTAATACGAATTTGAGAGTTTcaggataaaaataaatacataaaataaaattatttaatgttaattaaaatatttatttgatgtgtccGTCTCTCTCTTGTTCATAGATTCTCAATCAAACTCTCAATATTTTCTGATGTAATTGCCGAATCACTCACCTTGTTCAACTTTTGATTTGCACGAATAAGTcagagggaaaagttttcaaaatcatcCCGCTTGACTTTAATTCCAAAGTAGAAAGAAGGAAATGGAATGAAATAAACTTGTTCACTAAACTTGAAGCAGTTAAAGGCAACCCATGTCAACATAACTTGGTTTTACTCGGGAATTAATAATTTAGTACAATGTTCTCATTTCTCTTGTCAAAAACAGTGATAACTAGGTAATTTTGACTTTTCTTATGTTTCATTCTCACACTTCGAATTAAAACTCGAGTCTGACTGAGTCAAATATGActgttcataaaaaaattaatatagtcaATTATATCAATAGACTACataaaagtacataaaaatgactCTAGAGTCTAGTTGGTGTAAGTAAGAGAGATGATAGTTTGTTGTGAAAATGTAATCAaccctttatttttcttcacaaTTATGCAAACCTATGAAAAAAACACAGTAAATTTACAGAATATGAAATTTGTTCCAAGTTCTAAGGTTTCATAGTTAGTGCATGATTTAGACTCTTAAACTAACAGTTTAAGTTTAAACATGGAACCAGGTTTCGGCACTAGTGGACGGAAGCAAGTCAATTATTGTCACAGGCCATTCAATAGGAGGAACAACAGCCTCTCTTTGCACTCTTTGGCTCCTCTCTTACCTCCAATCTGTGTCCTCTCCTTTACAAGCCCTCTGCATCACATTCGGCTCTCCATTGCTCGGCAATGGCTCCCTTTCCCGAGCAATCCTGCGAGAAAGATGGGGTGGCAACTTCTGTCAAGTAGTCTCAAAGCATGACATCATGCCGAGACTGCTTTTTGCTCCTCTGACATTATCCCTCGCTCCTCAACTGCATTCCCTGCTGCAATATTGGCACTTCTCCATGGATTCTCCACAGTTTGGCAACCTAGTCCAATTGCGCGATGAAGATAAAGCTGATCTCTTTCGATTTGTCTTGTTTCATATGGAAGGTTTAGCACATGCAGGAGAAGAGACCAGTTTGTTTTGTCCGCTGGGGAGCTACTTGTTTTGTTCTGAAGAGGGAGCAGTTTGTGTGGATAATGCTGCATCTGTGACTAAGATGATGCATTTGCTGCTTATGACCGGCTGTCCGAGTAGCAGTATTGAGGATCATCTCAGCTATGGAGATTATGTGGGAAAATATTCCGTACAGTTTATGAACCAGAGAAGCTTCATGCAAGCCGATCTTCCTGAGACGAGCTATGAAGCAGGGGTTGTTATGGCGTTGCAGTCTTTAGGGATAGATAGCCAGGTACTGCATTCTATCCATCCCAATTCAGATCATGAAAACATTGTTCTTCGGAAGTCATTCTACTTGTAAGTTGTCATGTAAAACACCCTCCACACCTCTGACATGGTAGGAGCAGATTTACAAGagaaaattatcttattttatttgttcaatTTGACATGTCATCGGTATGAAAACTGTTTCACTAAAaaagattttctttctttcatattttagcTCAAAAAACCAATCCTCTAGTCCAACACCAACATCAACATGTTCATGGTGGTTCCTTTACTATTCTTATAGAGATTTAAAAGTTATCATTGCAATGAGGTGATTTTACTTATCCAATATATCTCCTTTATTTTACCTATAGCAATCAGTTACTGGAGCAGCAAAAGACTGCCTGAGGATGGCGAGGAGGATGGGTCGCACTCCAAACCTGAAGGGTGCCGAGCTGGCTGTCCGCTTATCGAAATATGTACCTTACAGGGCTGAGATAGAATGGTACAAAGCATCTTGTGATGAGTCTGATAATAACATGGGGTACTATGATTGCTTCAAGCAAAGGGTATCGAACTCAAAAAGGGAGCACAGGGTTAACATGAACCGGATCAAGCTTGCTAATTTCTGGAACGATGTAATCTCTATGCTAGATAACAATCAACTTACTTATGATTTTGATAGGCGAGACAAATGGAGAAACACTTCCCAGTTCTATAAACTACTGGTTGAGCCACTGGACATTGCTGAATACTATAGAAAAGGTATGCACCGTGTCAAGGGCCATTACCTGAagtatggaagagagagaaggtaCGAGATTTTTGATAGGTGGTGGATAGAGAAAGAGGGAAGGTCTAGAGGGAGAGAATATAAGAGGAGCAAATTCGCAAGCTTGACTCAGGATTCATGCTTTTGGGCGAGGGTGGAGGAAGCAAGAGAATGGCTTGACAGCTTCAGAAGTGAAAGTGACATGACTAAGCTGGATCTGTTGTGGAAGAATATTGATGCGTTCGCAAAGTATGCAACGGAATTGGTGGAGAGTAAAGAAGTGTCTATAGACGTTCTGGCTAAGAATTCAAGCTATAGTTTGTGGGTGAAAGACTACGGAGCATTAAAATCAGAGTTACAGCTGCAGCACTTCCCTCCTCAGTTTCCGAGTTTTGTGGAAGGGGAGATGGTTCCTTAGACTATTCTCCAGGGTGATTATGTTTTACACTGCATATCTAAATAATGCTTGTATGTTTGGTACAATATGGCTTGTATTTACTTGGATGCATATCTTATGCAGAAACATTCCTACCTTAAAATAGCTGTACGAACCATTGCTGACAGAGAAGCACTATAGTTGCCTGCCATCAATTTTGTTAGTATATGCTTTTCGATGACATGAAATCCCATCCACTCTTAGGGAGTGAACTTTGAATACACGAATCCACCTGCTAAAACCATTTATCAGGTAATCCAAGAGAACTCCACGGCatggtttggataatgaaagcCCCCCTATCTCATCACAATATCTAAACAccatattcaactttttcatctaatcattacaatctttccaaattttcaaataaaacacaaaaaaaaaaaaaaaaaaaaaatcaactttttcaaatcccaaaataaaaattatattaaaaaaatatattctaacaatattttaactttataacatttttattcaatttttttctctcattttccaaaaccccataaaatattttaactcaaatcatttttaacccatctcatctcaacttatatatctcactattattcacaaaccatctcaactcattattcaaACCAGCCCCGAaccacatctcatctcatttcaaaatttctcataattttcttctcaaacatcactcaaacaaaagtactttttaatttcaaatcttcaactttttcatataatcattacaattttcttaaacttccaaacaaaatacaaaaaataatactatttcttcaaatttcaaaacaaaaataatattaaaaaactatattataacaatattttaactttataatattttttattcaaccttttctctcttctttcccaaaacctaataaaaatcttaactcaaattattacactactattcacaaaattctcatctcatctcattccccaacCATCCCCTAAATGTGAAATCTGAAATCAGGATGTGTACGCCTATCACTCATCCCTTGACCACTAggtgaccttttttttttccctatatgTTTTGGAGAGGGTCACTACAGGGTAAAGTTCAAGTAGTTTAGATATAGCTGGCGATTTTGAATCTTAGATTAACAAGATGCTACGTGAATGATCTTGAAATTTCTGCATCTACTTTATTTATGCATATATTTCATGATTCATTACTCATCAAGGCACTAGTCCTATAAGAAATTGATATAAAAAGTAATAGTCCAAATGTTACCAACGGAAAAGGGAGAACAAACAAAAGCAAGAAGCCCTGTAGGATGCCGCTGAGGTGTAGGATGTCGCTGAGGTAGGATATATCTCTGCCAATCTTATTAGATCAGTTAAGCCACAAGGGTGTGAGGACCAAGCCAGAGATGCATTGTTTACAAAGAGGtgtttaaaacataacataaataaaatatttcacgCCCAGGTTGCCCATCAAACAACAATCACTTTGGGGATGCCCCTTTTAACAAGTAGAAACTGCTAAGCATGATCAACAAACCAAAACATTAGAATCAGATTGAAGAATTCTAGGACCAGTACATAACTGTCAATGTGTTTGAGAAAATGTGATCTGTTAGTAGGAAGATGTAATCTGATAATATAACTTCTGTTGGGAAgattattttgaaaatcaaaatatgCAAGAGAATGGTCAGTTAGCCAACAACTTGCACCAACTACTGCTGATTACTTATATTGTCCTTGAGCAAGTGTTCATAGTAATAGCAACAAAATTTCACATACCTGAAGATCTTTTGACTTcggttttccttttttcctttgttttgatGAAAGAAAGAGATTTTGACTTTTTAGAGATAATAGTCTAgattgcttttttattttcttattcagTAGTAGTATTCTACAATAGATAAAGTAACACTAGTAGCTGTAAATGTGGATGTCACCACgagaaacaaaacaatacagcacgaacaaaaaaaaaaaaaggtatcacTGTACCCCAGGTGAAAGAGAATATGGCATTCAAACTTAGAGTATCATGAcaatgtttaaaataaaaaaaggaatttattgaagaagttttagtcaaataattaagattaagaaaaagaaaaaataaaaaaagcaaacAGTATTATTTTACTGCTCAAGACTGTTACCcaaataaaaatgaacaaaatcaaACTCTCAGCAAATTCAGAAACACCTGTCATATTGTTCACCACCTCTTGAAGGGATTGTTAAAGCCTTAAAAGATGAGTCTGTTCTTGTTCAATGCCTCAGAGGATGATTCTCCATTGTTTAGATCCCATCAGCAAAGATCAATTCCATTCTGGAGCATTGCCATCTGATTGTGAAAGGATACAGTGAACTGAGATGATAATGACAATCATTCTAAATGGGCAACTACGTAGAGTGATGATTCTCATATTTCAATGCTTTTCATGGCCCAGGGAATGAAATATGAAATATACCTATGTGCTGTACCTATGTATGCTTATCCATGTGCATGAGAACTAGGTATCCGTGAATGTATGTCTAGATTCACTAGTGGAACGAACCCACAAGACAACTGGCAAATAGTTTTCAACATTacgcttccccccccccccccccccccccccccccccctcctcctcTCTTCCCCGGGTTTGATTTTGGTAATGATTTTATGCTAAAAGATGAGCTAAAGCTATCAAGTGACCTGAGAAAAAAGTGTGTAATGGACTCTATCATATCAATGTGTTTGTGTTTCCAACATTAACCGAACAAGACAAGAGATTAGCATTACCTTGGCTTTTGCAGACTCAAGCAAAGGCATAAAAAATGAAGTCACCTTGACACAAGAAGCTGCTGCAATGTCATGTTAAAGATACTGCATCAAATGAATGAAGAACTTGCTCCAACATCTTTCTTGTGTGGACTTCAAGAGGACTCTCTGGTTTGTCTGAGTGAGCAATATTTAGAAGGTAGAGTTTCTTTGAGGCCACAAATGCAGCTGAAAAGATCCTTTTAATTCCTCCCCTTGTGCTGTCCACCTTATACTCAAACTCGTACACTTGTAAGCCTCCCTGGCTAGATCTCTCTGTGGCTGAAATTACCTCAGCACCATTTGTACTTTCCTATATGACAAGAGAACTCATGACTGCTTGCCATGAATTTTCTTACAAAACGAGAGAACTGCTAAAAAAATAAGCTGCAGAAAGCCCAACCAAGCATCATGTAGCCAGAGTTGTGATGACTAAATAAAAAGTCTAGGCTGTTTCTGTAAATGAAACTTCCAACGTTATAATCTGACATTCAATCAGTGAATAAGCCACAATGGTAATGGTTAACCTCCAAAAATGTTCAGATTATTGTTCACATAATAAAGGAGCCTTCTGGGTGCTGAGGTGGTATTCGTATAAAGCAAACAATAAAGCAAACAAAAATTAGACTCATAACCACAGCTACCTAAAAGAATATGACTAGTGAAAAGTGACACGTCAAATAGGAAGGCAATAGATTGCATGATTTTTAAAATGCATGTGGCTGACCCCATTTGTTGACAAGAATCCATAAACCTGGCCTGAATTTAGTTGAGATAAAGGCTTAATTGACTTGAGTTGATGGAGTTAACCAAAGATTTGAGGTTACTCATTGACAcagacaaaaaataataaaaaaataataagtataCCTTCTTATAATTATGGCAACAGAAAAATAACTAACTTCTGGTTTGGTGCTGTCAAACAAGACAACAAAAAAAGTCCACTCTCATAATAACCAAGCAATAATCTTAACTCTTCATTAGTACCCCTAATCTTCTTAAAGTTACCATATTTTAGTGTGCATTTATGTTAGTAAGAGCTTGTCTCAAAACATCTTGGCTTAGACCTAACGTAGATTTACCAGCTACCATTAGAAAACAACATTGACCTCCTCACTATACACCCCTGGTATGCAAAAAAGATGGTGAATTGATGAAAGCAGCTCATGTGAATTTTCTATCATAGAAGCCTCATTTGTCCCCTCCACTTGTTTACACTGATGCTTGTAAAAGAAACACAATATAAATTATTCGTCATTTGAAGTTATCCCAGCTTGGAGCATGAGGTTATCTTGAAAGAATAGAAATATTTTCAGCAGACAGAAAAAGTTGCTTCATCCAGCAACCATAAGTttataaacaacaaaaatgatcaAATTGGTCAGTTGCATAGACTAGAGATTTGGAAATGGCTTGGTTGAACTTCATTGAAGTGGAATAAGTAGAGAATTGAATTGCGGATGAGACCAACCTATGTAAGCAATGGTTTTACAGTTGCACAAAAAAGTCAAAGTATTTGGAAAACCTTGGCCTTCAGATGTTTCTAGCGAAAACTGATAGACATATCAATAGAGAGATTTAAAAACGAAATAAAAACCATAAGGGATGTGTACTCACCAAGAAATAAAATCAAGGGTATTTTGTTAGTTACAAAACCTACAAAATGGGTAGTCGTGCCCATTTCTGGCCGATCCTAGTCCATCTGGGATGTGTTCGTTGGGAAATTCCTTTTAACTTCTAAGAATCAACAACATTATCGTGGAACTTCGTTCAAGTCTTCttttttcaatgttttttttttttttttttggatcggTAAGTCTTCTTTTTTCAATGTTATTCAATTCAAGTCACAAATGCAATCATCACCGATTCACCAACACGGCAACACCtataaacataacataaacaataccaaccaggaaaaaaaaaacacactgaAGTTACCTTGCGCCTTTCAGCTTGTATAAGCTTATCTACTACAAATTGAGGACTCCCAAACTCTCCGAGGCTTGTAAGACGAACAGGGTTTACTACAACCCCAACATTGTTACTTCCCTTATTTGCCTCCTCAAAAAGAACAGCTGCCCCCGCTTTATCAACCTATTCAACCAGAACTAATCTCAATTATTCAAACAACATTACCGAAAGTGTGTTGGTTTGTCTGATTACATCTCttcaattaaagaaagaaaaagatataaATGTAAGGTAGAGTACAGAGAGAAGAGTGGGTACCTGGATCCAAGAAGAGGGTCTGAGGAGAGTGAAACCCTCCTTGGCATCTGTGTACCTTTGGAGCTCCAATTCTTCAGCAAATATAGACTCTGTCATGCTTGGCAAAAACCCATATGAAAAGACTGCAAGAATTGCGAGGTTGAGCTTCCTCTTGCTCAAACAATGTGATACGAATGCATCTTTGTCGGGATCATTGTAACTACTCTTTGGGTTCGGTTGTCGAGTCGATAAGAAGGAATCTTTGGGCAATGACGTCGGGAAGAGGTTTCTGGGAAAAGTGGACGTTGGACCATAACTATGATTGAAGCGATTGCGGTGAGAGAGAGGAAGCAAATCTAGAAAGCCATTAGAGAGCACGAGGACAGCCTCTAAGAACCTCATTTTCAGATGAATGATGTTCGTACACTCGGAGGCAGTCTGctatctccaaatatttttggCGGCTCTGAATATTTCTTTATCCAATAATTTCTATCAacgaaatatatatttttgtgaaaaatattttgtcgCAGCATCTTTAATTAACCGAACACCGAGCTAAGGATACTATTTCAGTCGAAAATATATTCATGCCAAACAAACACAGCCTAAAGTCTAAAATACAAGGCAccgacatttttttttaaagaaaaaaaaaaaaaaagtggttatTTTATGTAGAGGAATTATGCAACGTGGAAACAGTACCACCCGATACGTCCAATGCTTAGAGCTTGGGATTAGAAACACCACCCTCCGGCCTTCCCCCCGAGCGGGCGAAAATTGAAATAGCCTCTGCTTGTTCTCCATTGGCTTTGCCAAATTCCGACCACTTTTGCTGAGAAAGAAACAGAAATTGACTTCGCGCACTagaaatttgattttcaaaGCCAATTCCAAAATGGCGGTGCTCATGCGCTTCCCTTCCCACCCACCCTTCTTCTCTGTCAGTtccaattttctctctctctctctctctctctctctctctctctctctctagctcaTTCTTTGTATTTATCGCTATTTTCGTTGTTGGTTTTCTCATATATTGATTAATATTGCTCATTTATCGATTTTTCTGGTTgggtttttatttctttgaagaATTATAACGCAGTTGCGAGTTAGATAAGGATATATTATTTGAGATGAGAGATGAAAAGGAAAGGGAATGATGGTGTCCGCTCGAGTTTGGGTCTTTCATCTTCTGGTAACGGGGTGCTGGGATGTTGGAAACAAGAACATGCAGATGAATCAAAATTTCTGTTTTGCATTGTGTTTTGGGTAAAAAGTGAAAACCGGCTGAGTTTGGACgttgatgagatgagataaaagttaaaaattaagtaaaatattattagaatattattttttaatattattattattttgatatttgaaagagttgaattatttattatattttgtgttaaaatttaaaaaaattgtaatgattatatgaaatgaatTAGATGAGTTAAGGGTAGCTTGGGATCCAAACGGGCTTAAAAGTCAACCTCTGAAACTGGCAGTCCGGAGGCTAGGAAAAGTTgaatacttttattattatgtgttttttttGGAAAGTTGAATACATTCTCATGGAACATACAATCGTGGAATTGAACCTATTGCTTCCTAGAGCCTGATATGATGATATCTAATTTACAATGCTCATGTACCACAAGCAGATGTTTTTTAAGCTTCTGGATCCTTGTTTCAAACATTATCCCTCCTATTGCGTGGGGTATCATCACGTCTTGCTTCTGATGTGAATGCTATTGCAATACAACATTTCTTTATGTTTCTTCATAATGGTTCCAGATTGGAATTTGACGGTgaagtttttcataaatttcacccactgaaatatttaaaatttgtgcCCCAGTGTCACTTGACAATATGAGATGGACTCTGATACCATTTACAATGAAACAAGCAAATGCAAGTCTCAT
The genomic region above belongs to Carya illinoinensis cultivar Pawnee chromosome 4, C.illinoinensisPawnee_v1, whole genome shotgun sequence and contains:
- the LOC122307545 gene encoding lipase-like PAD4, which gives rise to MDAEASSFETSEVLATFLASTPLLSESWRLCSIANSTAQGSFVSDRVGDVGYIAFSGIQMAGSLEPSCRNLVPLESAGNNLFFRTNRLNEGEEPVKVNEGMLHLFLSMYVSSSFKEQVSALVDGSKSIIVTGHSIGGTTASLCTLWLLSYLQSVSSPLQALCITFGSPLLGNGSLSRAILRERWGGNFCQVVSKHDIMPRLLFAPLTLSLAPQLHSLLQYWHFSMDSPQFGNLVQLRDEDKADLFRFVLFHMEGLAHAGEETSLFCPLGSYLFCSEEGAVCVDNAASVTKMMHLLLMTGCPSSSIEDHLSYGDYVGKYSVQFMNQRSFMQADLPETSYEAGVVMALQSLGIDSQQSVTGAAKDCLRMARRMGRTPNLKGAELAVRLSKYVPYRAEIEWYKASCDESDNNMGYYDCFKQRVSNSKREHRVNMNRIKLANFWNDVISMLDNNQLTYDFDRRDKWRNTSQFYKLLVEPLDIAEYYRKGMHRVKGHYLKYGRERRYEIFDRWWIEKEGRSRGREYKRSKFASLTQDSCFWARVEEAREWLDSFRSESDMTKLDLLWKNIDAFAKYATELVESKEVSIDVLAKNSSYSLWVKDYGALKSELQLQHFPPQFPSFVEGEMVP
- the LOC122307127 gene encoding psbP domain-containing protein 2, chloroplastic isoform X1, coding for MRFLEAVLVLSNGFLDLLPLSHRNRFNHSYGPTSTFPRNLFPTSLPKDSFLSTRQPNPKSSYNDPDKDAFVSHCLSKRKLNLAILAVFSYGFLPSMTESIFAEELELQRYTDAKEGFTLLRPSSWIQVDKAGAAVLFEEANKGSNNVGVVVNPVRLTSLGEFGSPQFVVDKLIQAERRKESTNGAEVISATERSSQGGLQVYEFEYKVDSTRGGIKRIFSAAFVASKKLYLLNIAHSDKPESPLEVHTRKMLEQVLHSFDAVSLT
- the LOC122307127 gene encoding psbP domain-containing protein 2, chloroplastic isoform X2, producing the protein MRFLEAVLVLSNGFLDLLPLSHRNRFNHSYGPTSTFPRNLFPTSLPKDSFLSTRQPNPKSSYNDPDKDAFVSHCLSKRKLNLAILAVFSYGFLPSMTESIFAEELELQRYTDAKEGFTLLRPSSWIQVDKAGAAVLFEEANKGSNNVGVVVNPVRLTSLGEFGSPQFVVDKLIQAERRKLIFLAVLSFCKKIHGKQS